One Fuerstiella marisgermanici DNA window includes the following coding sequences:
- a CDS encoding DUF5690 family protein, with product MPDDNPARSHLDPPASSTIRPNGGNSATTTLIAAVAAFSVYFCMYAFRKPFTAGTYEGQELYGLGLKSLLVLSQLCGYMLSKFIGVKVVSEMPRSRRAAAMVGLMLWAELALVGFAFLPMPGKVLMMFLNGLPLGMIFGLVLAYLEGRRHTEALAAGLCASFIVSSGVVKSVGRWLVVNKGYSEFEMPYITGLMFLGPMLFFVWLLQRTPDPSDVDRQLRSERTIMSRTQRKEFFAAYLPGLCALLFVYIVLTVIRTMRDDFGVEIWRALGVTEKPEIFAQSETVVAIVATVLNAFAICIVGNLSALTAATMLMSGGFLIVVAAALGQWFGLLAPFPFMVACGVGLYIPYVAFHTTIFERIIAASKRMGNLGFLMYLADSIGYLGYSAVMVWKTASPDHSGIFPFFRLMMLLTSLVCVGVLLYALAFFRRVLTAERAEETVVS from the coding sequence ATGCCGGACGACAATCCCGCCAGATCTCACCTTGATCCTCCGGCGTCATCCACAATTCGCCCGAATGGCGGCAACTCGGCAACTACAACTCTGATCGCGGCAGTCGCCGCTTTCAGCGTCTATTTTTGCATGTACGCGTTCCGCAAGCCGTTCACCGCGGGCACGTACGAAGGGCAGGAATTATACGGTCTGGGCCTGAAAAGCCTGCTGGTGCTGTCTCAACTTTGCGGTTACATGCTGTCGAAATTCATCGGCGTCAAGGTCGTGTCTGAGATGCCTCGATCCCGCCGAGCCGCCGCGATGGTGGGCTTGATGCTGTGGGCCGAACTGGCGTTGGTCGGATTTGCGTTTCTACCGATGCCCGGCAAAGTGCTGATGATGTTCCTGAACGGCCTGCCGCTGGGCATGATTTTCGGACTGGTGCTGGCTTATCTCGAAGGCCGCCGACACACAGAAGCGCTGGCCGCCGGCTTGTGCGCCAGCTTTATCGTTTCATCAGGTGTCGTTAAGTCGGTTGGCCGCTGGCTGGTGGTCAACAAGGGCTATTCGGAATTCGAAATGCCGTACATCACGGGCCTAATGTTCTTGGGGCCGATGCTCTTCTTTGTGTGGCTTCTTCAGCGTACTCCAGACCCCAGCGACGTCGATCGTCAACTGCGGTCAGAACGCACCATCATGAGTCGCACGCAGCGCAAAGAATTCTTCGCGGCGTATCTTCCAGGACTGTGTGCGTTGTTGTTTGTGTACATCGTGCTCACGGTCATTCGCACCATGAGAGACGACTTCGGCGTCGAAATCTGGCGTGCTCTGGGTGTAACAGAAAAGCCGGAAATCTTCGCTCAATCAGAAACCGTGGTGGCCATCGTCGCGACGGTGTTGAATGCATTTGCCATCTGCATCGTTGGCAACCTGTCGGCATTAACAGCAGCGACTATGCTAATGAGCGGCGGGTTCTTGATCGTCGTCGCAGCGGCACTCGGCCAATGGTTCGGCCTGCTGGCTCCGTTTCCGTTTATGGTGGCGTGCGGCGTCGGCCTGTACATTCCGTACGTCGCGTTTCATACCACGATTTTCGAACGCATCATTGCGGCGTCGAAGCGAATGGGGAATCTTGGCTTTCTGATGTACCTGGCCGATTCGATCGGGTACCTCGGCTATTCGGCCGTGATGGTGTGGAAGACAGCTTCGCCCGATCATTCCGGCATCTTCCCTTTTTTCCGCCTGATGATGCTGCTAACGTCCCTGGTCTGCGTGGGCGTGCTGCTCTACGCCCTCGCGTTTTTCCGGCGAGTCCTCACCGCCGAACGGGCGGAGGAAACCGTTGTCAGCTAG
- a CDS encoding zinc-binding dehydrogenase: MNSTPTMTTPTTSLAAVFTQPNHPLELRNLSLPPLAAGEALVRITCCTICGSDLHTFTGARSSPAPSVLGHEILGIVESVSDNVTDVAGKAIKTGDRITWSVAASCGTCERCDRRMPQKCESLFKYGHELCGDGAELNGGLAEHCVLKPGTAIVRLPDQLPDTVACPVNCATATVAAAFAAAVRQDESLRDRRVLIYGAGMLGLTSVAFAKVAGAANVTVCDVSETRRELATKFGATNSCAEVTADDFDCVFEMSGHPAAVHSAINAAGIGGRIVLVGSVSPSPPVNVDPERIVRRLLSIHGVHNYAPKDLQTAVNFLTEHHADFPFATLVEASYSLNDVNDAFQYAVQQRPIRVAVRQAGESC, from the coding sequence ATGAACTCCACACCAACCATGACCACACCCACAACCAGTCTCGCCGCCGTCTTCACGCAACCCAACCATCCGCTTGAGCTCCGCAATCTTTCTTTGCCACCACTGGCGGCCGGGGAAGCGTTGGTTCGGATCACTTGCTGCACCATTTGCGGCAGCGATCTGCACACGTTTACCGGAGCTCGATCGTCCCCCGCTCCGTCAGTCCTGGGCCATGAAATTCTGGGTATCGTCGAATCCGTTTCCGACAACGTCACGGATGTCGCTGGGAAGGCTATCAAAACGGGCGACCGGATTACGTGGTCAGTGGCCGCATCCTGTGGAACCTGCGAACGCTGCGATCGACGCATGCCTCAAAAGTGTGAGTCGCTGTTTAAGTATGGCCACGAACTCTGCGGAGACGGCGCGGAACTGAATGGTGGGCTTGCTGAACACTGCGTGCTGAAGCCTGGCACTGCGATCGTGCGACTGCCGGATCAACTGCCGGATACTGTGGCGTGCCCCGTCAACTGCGCGACTGCTACCGTCGCTGCCGCTTTTGCAGCCGCAGTTCGACAAGACGAGAGTCTTCGCGATCGCCGTGTGCTGATCTACGGAGCGGGCATGCTGGGTCTGACGTCCGTCGCTTTTGCAAAAGTCGCCGGCGCGGCGAATGTCACTGTTTGTGACGTCAGCGAAACTCGACGCGAACTGGCCACGAAGTTTGGAGCGACAAATTCCTGTGCAGAAGTCACCGCCGACGACTTTGACTGCGTGTTCGAAATGTCGGGGCATCCAGCAGCCGTGCATTCCGCCATCAACGCGGCCGGTATCGGAGGACGAATCGTTTTGGTTGGCAGCGTGAGTCCTTCACCACCCGTGAACGTTGATCCGGAACGGATCGTGCGACGTCTGTTATCGATCCACGGCGTTCACAACTACGCCCCCAAAGACCTGCAGACGGCAGTCAACTTTCTGACAGAACATCACGCCGACTTCCCATTCGCAACGCTGGTTGAGGCGTCCTATTCGTTGAACGACGTGAACGACGCGTTCCAGTACGCCGTGCAACAACGGCCGATTCGAGTGGCGGTCCGGCAGGCTGGCGAAAGCTGCTAA
- a CDS encoding 3-keto-disaccharide hydrolase, with product MKTIAHCLTACSVFALLSSAACVADEKIYTDPAKAGEDFKIQGEYSGNLEIDGEKLPFALQVIALGDHKFDGVAYVGGLPGAGAVGDVNAHAKASGSTKDGVTKLTSDEGFAVIKDGKAEIQDIEGKVVGTLKKANRKSATLGKKPPAGALVLFDGSTADHFKNGKVVDGKHLAADCETKEKFDDYSLHLEFRTPFKPHARGQARGNSGVYLQGRYECQVLDSFGLEGKDNECGGIYQIAEPNVNACFPPLSWQSYDIDFTAARWEDGKKVANARVTIRHNDILIHDDLELPHATPGKYPEAEGPGPIYLQGHGNPVVYRNIWIVKK from the coding sequence ATGAAAACAATTGCCCACTGTCTTACAGCGTGTTCTGTCTTCGCTTTGCTTTCCAGTGCCGCCTGCGTGGCCGATGAGAAAATCTACACGGACCCGGCCAAGGCGGGCGAAGATTTTAAGATCCAGGGTGAGTACAGCGGGAACCTTGAAATCGACGGCGAGAAGCTGCCGTTCGCACTGCAGGTGATTGCTTTGGGCGATCACAAGTTCGACGGCGTGGCATACGTCGGCGGCCTGCCGGGCGCAGGCGCGGTTGGCGATGTGAACGCCCACGCAAAGGCCTCTGGCAGCACGAAAGACGGAGTCACTAAACTGACATCCGACGAAGGCTTCGCTGTGATCAAGGACGGCAAGGCTGAGATTCAGGATATCGAAGGCAAGGTTGTAGGAACTCTGAAGAAAGCCAATCGCAAAAGCGCGACGCTTGGGAAGAAGCCACCTGCAGGAGCCTTGGTTTTGTTCGACGGTTCGACGGCTGACCACTTCAAAAATGGCAAAGTTGTCGACGGCAAGCATCTGGCGGCCGACTGCGAAACCAAAGAAAAGTTCGACGACTATTCGCTGCACCTGGAATTTCGCACGCCGTTTAAGCCGCACGCTCGCGGGCAGGCTCGAGGCAACAGTGGCGTGTATCTGCAGGGCCGCTACGAATGTCAGGTACTGGATTCATTCGGTCTGGAAGGCAAAGACAACGAATGCGGCGGCATCTACCAGATTGCCGAACCGAACGTCAACGCCTGCTTTCCGCCACTGTCATGGCAAAGCTACGACATCGACTTCACGGCTGCTCGCTGGGAAGACGGCAAGAAAGTCGCCAACGCGCGAGTCACCATTCGGCACAATGACATTTTGATTCATGACGATCTGGAATTGCCTCACGCCACGCCCGGCAAGTATCCGGAAGCAGAAGGTCCTGGTCCGATTTACCTGCAGGGCCACGGCAATCCGGTTGTTTATCGCAATATTTGGATCGTTAAGAAGTAG